Part of the Roseovarius bejariae genome is shown below.
CAACCATGAGGCTCGCCAAGGCCGTCAGGAGAGTTGTCTTCCCTGCCCCGCCTTTTTCCTGAACTACACTGATGACCTGTGCCATTTTCTGCCCTCGTTTTTCGGCAACTCTAACAGATAACACTTAACAGTCAACTGATAACGGTTAATAGGCAACAGGTAACTGATATTAGATATTAGTTACCTGTTAGGGTGCCTTTCCTTTGCGCTCATACCATTTGCGGCAAAACCCAACGAACGCGCCATCAGGATGACGTGGTGGATCGTTCATCCACATCCGCCATTCCTGTTCTAGGAAGTAAACATCCCAAGTTGGTGCAGCCTCGCGGGCCTTCTCGTATGCTTCTGTTGAGAGCCTAACCGCTGAGTCTGGTGCCAAGGCGGGGCTGTCACCGTAAACATCAAGAAATTCAGGCTTGGGTGATACCTCAAGCACATCGTGCATCAGGCGAAACCTGTAGTCCGGCATATGCGACTGATCTTCATCCGCTTTGCAGATCGCCTTGACGAGACGCTTGAACTCTTTAGTCGTAGACGTTGAACCGGTCTTATGTTGGAGCTTGTCCAAACCAATCCGCCAGACGTCCTGCTTTCCGCAATGCTTTCTGGCAAGCTCGTAAAGACGCCGCTCCAGCGGCTTCCGAAGTTGAAAATAGGCCTTGTTGAGCGTCAAAACATTCTTGTTTTCAATGGCTTTAACGAGCCAGTCGCCCATTTCGAGCTCAACGGCAAGTAGGCGACCTGTGGAGTCTTCCTTGACAATCCGTGCATCGGTGATGAACGAGATCGACCGCCATTCGCCTAAGCCATGATCATGAATGTTGGTTTCGATCTGGGTAAACTGAAGGCGGGTGAGGGCGCGCCGAAGGGTTGCATACGCCTGTCCGGTTGTGTGCCGGTTTGTGGCTTTCAGAAGGTCATGCGCAGAAATGCGAACACGGCGACCAATCTCTTGGCCTTCGTTCTTGGCTGCCATGAGCTGG
Proteins encoded:
- a CDS encoding replication initiator protein A, with the translated sequence MARPRKRTALLPQRHTEPDLFVCDILDATPKSDRASMEHPLFSLSVKKDLAAFEYEQGNVKVKITPAAKEGRANVFDRDILIYVLSQLMAAKNEGQEIGRRVRISAHDLLKATNRHTTGQAYATLRRALTRLQFTQIETNIHDHGLGEWRSISFITDARIVKEDSTGRLLAVELEMGDWLVKAIENKNVLTLNKAYFQLRKPLERRLYELARKHCGKQDVWRIGLDKLQHKTGSTSTTKEFKRLVKAICKADEDQSHMPDYRFRLMHDVLEVSPKPEFLDVYGDSPALAPDSAVRLSTEAYEKAREAAPTWDVYFLEQEWRMWMNDPPRHPDGAFVGFCRKWYERKGKAP